A DNA window from Camelina sativa cultivar DH55 chromosome 13, Cs, whole genome shotgun sequence contains the following coding sequences:
- the LOC104737841 gene encoding DExH-box ATP-dependent RNA helicase DExH3-like, giving the protein MRFTKRINLLLGQTTRIYTRSLLGNPSLYRTFTVGPVSSSPAFLISSRSGDGVTGLFYPIHRRFIGHTAEQFSDDEYECEFEEHKASSSVANVDEWKWKLSILLANGSEQEIVSRDKRDRRDYEQISNLAKRMGLYSEIYGKVVVASKVPLPNYRPDLDDKRPQREVVLPLSLQRRVEGLLQEHLDRQQLLSGKANEGVADSQPPKQTEELPDDSSDSFLDGSVMEKVLQRRSMRMRNMQRTWQESPEGRTMLEFRKSLPSFKDKERLLQAIARNQVIVVSGETGCGKTTQLPQYILESEIESGRGAFCNIICTQPRRISAMAVSERVSAERGEPLGETVGFKVRLEGMRGKNTHLLFCTSGILLRRLLSDRNLNGVTHVFVDEIHERGMNEDFLIIVLKELLPRRPDLRLILMSATLNAELFSNYYGGAPTIHIPGFTHPVKAHFLEDVLEITGYKLTSFNQVDDYGQEKTWKTQKQLMPRKRKNQITTLVEDALTKSNFESYNSRTRDSLSSWMPDCIGFNLIEAVLCHICRKERPGAVLVFLTGWDDIRSLSDQIKAHPLLGDPNRVLLLMCHGSMATAEQRLIFERAPPNIRKIVLATNMAEASITINDVVFVVDCGKAKETTYDALNNTPCLLPSWISQASARQRRGRAGRLLPGECYHLYPKCVYDAFAEYQLPELLRTPLNSLCLQIKSLQVDSIAEFLSAALQAPESLAVQNAIGFLKMIGALDEKENLTDLGKLLSILPVDPKLGKMLIMGAIFRCFDPILTIVSGLSVRDPFLLPQDKKDLALSAKLRFSAKDYSDHMALVRAFEGWKDAEREGSAYEFCWRNFLSAQTLQAIHSLRKQFNYILKEAGLVHDDSALNNKLSHNQSLVRAIICSGLFPGIASVVHRETSMSFKTMDDGQVSLYANSVNSRFPTIPYPWLVFGEKVKVNAVLIRDSTGVPDSSLILFGGALSTGVQVGHLKMLDGYIDFFMDPNLADSYVKLKEELDKLLQKKLEDPSMDIHKEGKYLMLAVQELVAGDQCEGRFVFGRDTKRPSQPQIGENKHSKDGTNPKSLLQTLLMRAGHSPPKYKTKHLKTNEFRALVEFKGMQFVGKPQRNKTLAEKDAAVEALAWLTHTSD; this is encoded by the exons ATGCGTTTCACGAAACGAATAAACCTCTTGTTGGGGCAGACGACCAGGATTTATACTCGTTCTCTATTGGGAAATCCATCTTTATACAGGACCTTTACCGTTGGTCCGGTCTCTAGTTCGCCGGCGTTTCTGATTTCGAGTCGCAGTGGGGATGGTGTCACGGGATTGTTCTACCCAATACATCGTCGTTTCATTGGTCACACTGCGGAACAGTTCTCCGATGATGAATACGAGTGTGAATTCGAGGAACATAAG GCTTCATCTTCTGTGGCCAATGTTGATGAGTGGAAGTGGAAGTTAAGTATTCTGTTGGCCAATGGTAGCGAACAAGAAATTGTTTCCAGAGACAAAAGGGATCGAAGGGATTATGAGCAGATTTCAAATCTTGCCAAGAGAATGGGACTGTATAG TGAAATTTACGGGAAAGTGGTGGTTGCAAGCAAGGTTCCTCTTCCAAACTACCGGCCAGATTTGGATGATAAGCGACCACAACGGGAG GTGGTACTTCCTTTGAGTTTGCAAAGAAGGGTAGAGGGACTTCTCCAGGAACACCTTGATAGACAGCAGCTACTCTCAGGAAAGGCTAATGAAGGTGTAGCTGATTCTCAACCTCCTAAACAGACTGAAGAACTTCCTGATGACAGTTCTGATTCGTTTCTCGATGGTTCTGTTATGGAAAAGGTACTTCAGAGGAGGAGTATGCGGATGCGCAATATGCAGAGAACCTGGCAG GAATCTCCTGAGGGAAGGACGATGCTGGAATTCCGGAAATCTTTGCCTTCATTTAAGGACAAAGAAAGACTTCTTCAAGCTATTGCTCGAAACCAG GTAATAGTTGTATCTGGGGAGACTGGATGTGGTAAGACAACTCAACTTCCCCAATACATTTTGGAATCAGAGATAGAATCTGGTCGAGGAGCATTCTGCAACATCATTTGTACACAACCTAGGAGAATATCTGCCATGGCAGTTTCAGAAAGAGTGTCAGCTGAAAGAGGAGAACCTCTTGGTGAAACG GTTGGGTTTAAAGTTCGGCTAGAAGGAATGAGAGGAAAAAATACCCATCTTCTATTTTGTACAAGTGGTATCCTACTTAGACGTCTGCTTAGTGATCGCAATTTGAATGGTGTAACACATGTATTTGTTGATGAAATCCATGAAAGGGGCATGAATGAAG ATTTCTTAATTATAGTGTTAAAGGAGCTTCTTCCACGGCGTCCAGATCTGAGATTGATTCTCATGAGTGCCACTTTAAATGCTGAACTCTTTTCTAATTATTATGGAGGGGCACCAACCATTCACATTCCT GGCTTCACACATCCAGTGAAGGCACATTTTTTGGAGGATGTACTGGAAATAACGGGATATAAGTTGACCTCTTTCAACCAAGTTGATGATTATGGTCAAGAAAAGACGTGGAAAACGCAAAAACAGTTAATGCCTcgcaaaagaaaaaaccagaTCACTACTCTTGTTGAG GATGCTCTCACCAAGTCAAATTTTGAAAGCTATAACTCTAGGACACGTGATTCACTTTCGTCTTGGATGCCTGACTGCATAGGATTTAATCTCATTGAGGCTGTTCTCTGTCACATCTGTCGAAAAGAACGTCCAG GTGCTGTATTAGTATTTTTGACAGGATGGGATGACATCAGATCCCTGAGCGACCAAATCAAAGCCCATCCTCTCTTGGGGGATCCCAATAGGGTCTTACTATTGATGTGCCACGGCTCAATGGCAACTGCTGAACAG AGACTCATTTTTGAGAGGGCACCTCCTAATATTCGAAAAATTGTTCTTGCTACAAACATGGCAGAAGCTAGTATTACAATAAACGATGTAGTTTTTGTGGTTGACTGTGGCAAAGCAAAAGAAACCACCTACGATGCTTTGAACAATACACCTTGTTTGCTACCCTCCTGGATATCTCAAGCTTCTGCTCGACAG agaagaggaagagctGGGCGTCTGCTTCCCGGAGAATGCTATCACTTGTACCCCAAATGCGTCTATGATGCTTTTGCGGAGTATCAACTACCTGAACTTCTGAGAACTCCTTTAAACTCTCTCTGCCTGCAAATTAAAAGTCTTCAGGTTGATAGCATTGCAGAATTCCTATCAGCTGCACTTCAGGCTCCGGAGTCTTTGGCT GTTCAAAATGCTATTGGATTCCTGAAAATGATTGGCGCACTGGATGAAAAGGAAAATCTAACGGATCTTG GAAAACTCTTATCGATTCTCCCCGTTGATCCGAAGCTGGGGAAAATGCTGATAATGGGTGCCATCTTCCGCTGCTTTGATCCGATCCTGACAATTGTATCAGGGCTCAGTGTCAGAGATCCTTTCCTTCTACCTCAAGACAAAAAGGAC TTAGCTTTATCAGCCAAGTTGAGATTCTCCGCCAAAGACTACAGTGACCATATGGCACTTGTTCGTGCCTTTGAAGGGTGGAAAGATGCTGAAAGGGAAGGATCGGCTTATGAGTTCTGTTGGAGGAATTTCCTGTCAGCTCAGACGCTTCAGGCAATACATTCGCTGAGGAAGCAGTTCAACTATATTCTGAAAGAAGCTGGATTAGTACATGATGATTCAGCTCTCAACAACAAGCTAAGTCACAACCAGTCCCTGGTTCGTGCTATCATTTGCTCTGGCCTATTCCCCGGAATAGCATCTGTTGTG CACAGAGAGACTTCCATGTCATTTAAAACAATGGATGATGGCCAAGTATCACTATACGCG AATTCTGTTAATTCGCGGTTCCCAACAATTCCATACCCTTGGCTAGTCTTTGGAGAGAAAGTAAAGGTCAATGCTGTGCTCATACGGGACTCCACTGGTGTCCCTGATTCTAGTTTGATACTTTTTGGTGGTGCACTGAGCACTGGAGTACAG GTGGGACATCTTAAAATGCTTGACGGGTACATTGATTTCTTCATGGATCCAAATTTGGCTGATTCCTATGTAAAGCTAAAGGAAGAGCTAGATAAGCTTCTTCAAAAAAag CTTGAAGATCCAAGCATGGACATCCACAAAGAAGGAAAGTACCTCATGCTTGCAGTTCAAGAACTCGTGGCGGGAGACCAATGCGAAGGGAGATTTGTCTTTGGTCGTGACACAAAGAGGCCAAGCCAACCGCAAATAGGTGAGAACAAACACTCCAAAGACGGGACAAACCCGAAGAGTCTCCTTCAGACACTTTTGATGAGAGCGGGACACTCGCCTCCGAAGTACAAGACAAAACATCTAAAGACAAACGAATTTAGAGCACTAGTGGAGTTTAAAGGGATGCAGTTCGTTGGTAAACCTCAGAGGAACAAAACGCTGGCTGAGAAAGATGCAGCTGTTGAGGCCTTAGCTTGGTTGACTCATACCTCTGAT
- the LOC104734497 gene encoding chlorophyll(ide) b reductase NOL, chloroplastic, with amino-acid sequence MATWTGFNVSSSPSLGLRSHSVSNATQLPFLSPLFRRRLLAERFGLATIAVSRQDLSVSPPRAAAMEARFSGKREPMVPPYNVLITGSTKGIGYALAREFLKAGDNVVICSRSAERVESALQSLKDEFGEHVWGTKCDVREGKDVRELVAYCQQNLKYIDIWINNAGSNAYSFKPLAEASDEDLIEVVKTNTLGLMLCCREGMNMMLTQSRGGHIFNIDGAGSDGKPTPRFAAYGATKRSVVHLTKSLQAELQMQDVKNVVVHNLSPGMVTTDLLMSGATTKQAKFFINVLAEPAEVVAEYLVPNIRAIPASGSMKPTYIRFLTGIKAYTKIFSRVALGARKNRYVTED; translated from the exons ATGGCTACTTGGACTGGTTTcaatgtctcttcttctccgtcgcTTGGGCTTCGCTCTCACTCCGTCTCAAACGCCACCCAGCTTCCGTTTCTCTCCCCTCTTTTCCGGCGTCGGTTACTGGCAGAACGCTTCGGTCTCGCAACCATCGCTGTTTCGCGCCAAGACCTCTCAGTTTCTCCGCCGCGTGCGGCGGCGATGGAAGCTCGCTTCTCAGGGAAAAGAGAACCCATGGTGCCTCCATATAACGTATTGATCACTGGCTCAACGAAAG GTATAGGATATGCATTAGCTAGAGAGTTTTTGAAAGCAGGCGACAATGTTGTGATTTGCTCTAGATCAG CTGAACGAGTTGAGTCTGCTCTTCAGAGTCTTAAGGACGAATTTGGGGAGCATGTGTGG GGAACTAAGTGTGATGTTAGGGAAGGCAAGGACGTGAGGGAACTAGTAGCTTATTGTCAACAGAATCTGAAATACATTGACATCTGG aTAAATAATGCGGGATCTAATGCATACAGCTTTAAACCTTTGGCAGAGGCCTCAGATGAGGATCTTAT CGAAGTTGTGAAAACCAACACCCTTGGTCTGATGTTATGTTGCCGAGAG GGAATGAATATGATGTTGACTCAATCTCGAGGTGGTCatatcttcaatattgatggaGCTGGTTCAGATGGGAAACCAACACCCAG gttTGCTGCATATGGCGCAACTAAACGAAGTGTTGTTCACTTGACAAAGTCATTACAG GCAGAGTTGCAGATGCAAGATGTTAAAAATGTGGTGGTGCACAATCTGTCG CCTGGAATGGTCACAACTGATCTACTCATGTCAggagcaacaacaaaacaa GCCAAGTTCTTCATTAATGTGTTGGCAGAGCCAGCCGAAGTg GTGGCTGAGTACCTTGTCCCGAACATAAGGGCAATACCGGCTAGCGGATCGATGAAGCCGACTTACATTCGTTTCCTAACCGGAATCAAAGCCTACACCAAAATATTCTCA AGAGTTGCATTGGGAGCAAGGAAGAACAGGTATGTGACTGAAGACTAG
- the LOC109128314 gene encoding pumilio homolog 15-like produces MNRLLFILSVLIGLSCIGLSNMLVSGKDIVVVSNQLKHNKFLKVHCRSKNDNLGVHYFFIGESYNFTFHDNLWGSTLFWCDLYQGPHFKHHQPILAYEYLRKEYDITSNKWVAKENGIYLSQDGKDAVFKYEWDGP; encoded by the coding sequence ATGAACCGTCTACTCTTTATACTCTCGGTTCTTATAGGCCTATCATGCATTGGCTTAAGCAACATGTTGGTGTCAGGAAAAGACATAGTCGTGGTAAGCAATCAACTAAAACACAACAAATTCCTCAAAGTTCATTGTCGCTCAAAAAACGACAATCTTGGagtacattatttttttatcggCGAGTCCTACAATTTCACTTTTCATGATAACTTATGGGGATCGACTCTTTTCTGGTGTGACCTGTATCAAGGTCCCCATTTTAAGCACCACCAGCCTATTTTGGCGTATGAGTATTTGAGGAAGGAATATGATATCACCTCAAATAAGTGGGTAGCTAAAGAAAATGGGATTTATCTTTCTCAAGATGGAAAGGATGCCGTCTTCAAATATGAATGGGATGGTCCTTAA
- the LOC104734498 gene encoding uncharacterized protein LOC104734498, translating to MSAEDFQKKVSIAGEIEIDIKCGGSAGDSSSSTVGSSVAASQTLVLLRSLLEIQQRRALAYAKLKSGFSEYVESGAEALYQKLCSEITAEFSECSKQVREMESLFLKPEFGRADLAQLLLDIQSQEKQKLHLTVTIQVLKKAGRPSERMLTHENCKFKKPMQHECVHLHEITEAAGTEEAEADAEFDNALKEAIRGVQDAVTSINEYLEDIRYEIEALEAE from the exons ATGAGTGCCGAAGATTTCCAAAAGAAGGTTTCCATCGCCGGAGAAATCGAAATCGATATCAAATGTGGCGGTTCCGCCGGCGATTCTAGTAGCTCCACGGTGGGCTCTAGCGTGGCCGCCTCTCAAACCCTGGTTCTGCTTCGGAGTCTGCTGGAGATTCAGCAGCGTCGAGCTCTGGCTTACGCTAAGCTCAAAAG TGGATTCTCAGAGTATGTGGAGTCTGGTGCTGAAGCACTTTATCAGAAGCTGTGCAGTGAGATTACAGCTGAGTTCAGTGAATGTTCCAAACAA GTGCGAGAAATGGAATCTCTGTTTCTGAAACCAGAATTTGGAAGAGCTGATCTTGCTCAACTGCTCCTCGACATTCAAAGTCAAGAGAAGCAGAAATTGCATCTG ACCGTTACAATACAGGTTCTGAAGAAGGCAGGGAGACCGTCAGAACGAATGCTAACACATGAGAACTGCAAGTTCAAGAAGCCGATGCAGCACGAGTGTGTGCATCTTCATGAGATTACTGAAGCTGCAGGAACAGAGGAAGCAGAAGCTGATGCAGAGTTTGATAACGCTTTGAAAGAAGCCATTAGAGGGGTGCAAGACGCTGTAACTAGCATCAATGAGTATTTAGAAGACATTCGGTACGAGATTGAAGCCCTTGAAGCTGAGTAG